A part of Paenarthrobacter sp. A20 genomic DNA contains:
- a CDS encoding ABC-F family ATP-binding cassette domain-containing protein, whose protein sequence is MTATLVAKNLAGGHGHRTLFSELSLTVAPGDVVGVVGANGAGKSTLLRILAGVDQPQAGSVSLAPSDAFVGWLPQEHERTAGETIGAYIARRTGCAQATTEMESTAEALGSGAPGADDAYSLAFDRWMASGAADLEDRIPAVLADLGLELGAEALMTGLSGGQAARVALAALLLSRFDVVLLDEPTNDLDLDGLARLEAFVQGLRGGVVLVSHDREFLARCVTTVVELDLAQNSVAVYDGGYEAFLEERAVARRHARERYEEFANTKADLVSRARTQREWSSQGVRNAMKKNPDNDKIRRAASSESSEKQAQKVRQMESRIARLTEVEEPRKEWQLQFSIGQAPRSSAVVATLRDVVARQGDFTLGPVNLQLNGGERIGITGPNGAGKSTLLRLLLGTQEPDDGDASMGASVAIGEIDQARGLLDGGQPLGDAVEAVLVGWNSADVRTLLAKFGLKADHTARTVDSLSPGERTRAALALLQARGVNLLVLDEPTNHLDLPAIEQLEEALESYEGALLLVTHDRRLLENVRLDSRWHLENGQVQELHHTPSQEK, encoded by the coding sequence ATGACAGCAACCTTGGTGGCCAAGAATCTTGCCGGTGGCCACGGCCATCGAACACTCTTTTCCGAACTTTCCCTGACGGTGGCTCCCGGCGACGTTGTCGGCGTCGTCGGCGCGAACGGTGCCGGCAAATCCACGCTGCTGCGGATCCTTGCCGGCGTGGACCAGCCCCAAGCGGGCAGCGTCAGCCTGGCGCCGTCGGACGCGTTTGTTGGCTGGTTGCCGCAGGAGCACGAGCGCACTGCCGGCGAAACAATCGGGGCCTACATTGCCCGGCGCACCGGCTGCGCCCAGGCAACGACAGAGATGGAATCCACCGCAGAGGCCCTCGGCTCCGGGGCTCCCGGCGCCGATGATGCCTACTCCCTGGCCTTCGACCGCTGGATGGCGTCAGGGGCAGCAGACCTGGAAGACCGTATCCCGGCCGTGCTGGCGGACCTCGGGCTGGAGCTTGGCGCAGAGGCCCTCATGACCGGACTTTCCGGCGGACAGGCCGCGCGCGTGGCATTGGCTGCATTGCTGCTCAGCCGCTTCGACGTCGTCCTCCTTGACGAACCCACCAACGATCTTGACCTCGACGGCCTGGCCCGCCTGGAGGCTTTCGTCCAGGGCCTGCGCGGCGGCGTGGTGCTGGTGTCCCACGACCGTGAATTCCTGGCCCGCTGCGTCACTACCGTGGTGGAACTGGACCTCGCCCAGAATTCCGTGGCCGTTTATGACGGCGGATACGAGGCCTTCCTCGAAGAGCGTGCAGTAGCCAGGCGCCACGCCCGTGAACGCTACGAAGAGTTCGCCAACACCAAGGCAGACCTGGTGTCCCGCGCGCGCACCCAACGGGAATGGAGTTCCCAAGGCGTCCGGAACGCCATGAAGAAGAACCCGGACAACGACAAGATCCGGCGCGCCGCGAGCAGCGAATCCTCGGAGAAGCAGGCCCAGAAGGTCCGCCAGATGGAGTCCCGGATTGCCAGGCTCACCGAGGTCGAAGAACCTCGCAAGGAATGGCAGCTTCAGTTCAGCATCGGCCAGGCACCCCGCTCCAGTGCCGTCGTCGCCACCTTGCGTGACGTCGTCGCGCGCCAAGGTGACTTCACGCTGGGACCGGTGAACCTCCAACTCAACGGCGGCGAACGCATCGGCATCACAGGACCGAACGGGGCCGGCAAGTCGACGCTCCTGCGCCTGCTGCTGGGAACGCAGGAACCGGACGACGGCGATGCCTCCATGGGCGCCTCCGTCGCCATCGGCGAAATCGACCAGGCGCGTGGACTGCTCGACGGCGGGCAGCCGCTCGGAGATGCAGTGGAAGCCGTGCTGGTGGGCTGGAACAGTGCGGATGTCCGGACGCTTTTGGCCAAGTTCGGCCTGAAGGCGGACCACACCGCTCGGACAGTGGATTCGTTGTCCCCGGGGGAGCGGACCCGTGCTGCCCTGGCCCTGCTGCAGGCCCGTGGCGTCAACCTCCTGGTGCTGGACGAGCCCACCAACCATTTGGACCTCCCTGCGATCGAGCAGCTTGAAGAGGCGCTGGAAAGCTACGAGGGCGCGCTACTGCTGGTCACCCATGACCGCCGGCTGTTGGAAAACGTTCGGCTCGATTCCCGCTGGCACCTCGAGAACGGCCAAGTCCAGGAACTTCACCACACCCCAAGCCAGGAGAAATAA
- a CDS encoding ABC transporter ATP-binding protein: protein MSMDRVAWSSLYNITTAKIGSKPFSKETLKRVMAFAAPHKAKLIAFVIASIAGAFLAVATPVLAGQVVDAIIANAGVGTVIWLAVLIAIVAVGEAGVGLVTRWLSSIIGEGVIVDLRTRVFDHVQRMPIAFFTRTRTGALVSRLNNDVIGAQSAFAGTLSGVVSNVVALALTLAVMLNTSWLVTVLAMVLLPIFLIPARRMGSKLADLRREAAAHNAAMGTQMTERFSAPGATLVKLFGRPDEESREFAARAGRVRDIGIRTAMLQFTFVTALTLVSALALALVYGLGGWLAIGGQLAPGDVVVLALLLTRLYAPLTALSNARVEIMSALVSFERVFEILDLQPLITQKPDAVEVPAGPVAVEFDDVRFSYPSADKVSLASLEEVATLDTRGGEEVLHGISFRVEPGQTVALVGSSGAGKSTVAQLLSRLYDVDSGAVRLGGQNPGTGVDVRDLSFDSLRDTMGMVTQDGHLFHESIASNLRLARPDATEDDMWDVLRRARLEPMIRSLPDGLETVVGERGYRLSGGERQRLTIARLLIKQPRVVILDEATAALDSTNEAAVQAALGEALEGRTAVVIAHRLSTIRAADAILVVEDGRIVERGTHTELLAAEGRYAELYQTQFAEATAVAQEAVPEL, encoded by the coding sequence ATGAGCATGGACCGCGTGGCCTGGAGCTCGCTGTACAACATCACCACGGCCAAGATCGGATCGAAACCGTTCTCCAAGGAAACGCTGAAGCGCGTCATGGCTTTTGCTGCCCCGCACAAGGCCAAGCTCATTGCCTTCGTGATCGCTTCCATCGCAGGTGCTTTCCTGGCTGTTGCGACGCCCGTGCTGGCAGGTCAGGTAGTTGACGCCATCATCGCCAACGCCGGTGTTGGAACGGTGATTTGGCTCGCCGTCCTGATCGCCATCGTCGCCGTAGGCGAGGCCGGCGTGGGGCTGGTGACCCGCTGGCTGTCATCCATCATTGGCGAGGGCGTCATTGTGGATCTCCGCACCCGCGTCTTTGACCATGTGCAGCGCATGCCCATTGCCTTCTTCACCAGGACCCGCACCGGTGCCCTGGTCAGCCGACTGAACAATGACGTCATCGGAGCGCAGTCCGCCTTCGCCGGCACGCTGTCCGGAGTGGTCAGCAACGTGGTGGCTTTGGCCCTCACACTTGCGGTCATGCTGAACACGTCATGGTTGGTGACCGTGCTGGCCATGGTCCTGCTGCCCATCTTCCTGATCCCTGCCCGGCGCATGGGCTCCAAGTTGGCGGACCTCCGCCGTGAGGCTGCTGCGCACAACGCGGCCATGGGTACGCAGATGACCGAACGGTTCTCCGCGCCGGGTGCCACCCTGGTGAAGCTGTTCGGCCGCCCCGACGAGGAATCCCGGGAATTCGCTGCCCGCGCGGGACGGGTGCGGGACATCGGTATCCGGACTGCGATGCTGCAGTTCACCTTCGTCACGGCACTGACCTTGGTGTCGGCGTTGGCTCTTGCCCTGGTCTACGGACTCGGCGGCTGGCTGGCCATCGGCGGGCAACTGGCGCCCGGTGACGTGGTGGTCCTGGCGCTCCTGCTGACCCGCCTCTACGCTCCGCTGACAGCGCTGTCCAACGCCCGTGTGGAAATCATGAGCGCGCTGGTCAGCTTCGAGCGGGTGTTTGAGATCCTGGACCTGCAGCCCCTGATCACCCAGAAACCGGACGCCGTGGAAGTTCCGGCCGGACCCGTGGCCGTGGAGTTCGACGACGTCCGCTTCTCCTACCCTTCCGCGGATAAAGTGTCCCTTGCCTCGTTGGAAGAGGTGGCAACCCTGGACACCCGGGGCGGCGAGGAAGTCCTGCACGGGATCAGCTTCAGGGTGGAACCCGGCCAGACTGTGGCCTTGGTGGGCTCCTCGGGTGCGGGCAAGTCCACAGTGGCCCAGCTGCTCTCGCGTTTGTACGACGTCGATTCAGGCGCCGTGCGCCTTGGCGGACAGAACCCCGGAACCGGTGTGGATGTCCGCGATCTAAGTTTCGATTCCCTGCGGGACACGATGGGCATGGTGACCCAGGACGGCCACCTGTTCCACGAAAGCATCGCGTCCAACCTGCGCCTCGCCCGTCCGGATGCCACCGAAGACGACATGTGGGATGTGCTCCGCCGGGCACGCCTGGAACCGATGATCCGGTCATTGCCTGACGGCTTGGAAACCGTGGTGGGGGAGCGCGGCTACCGGCTCTCCGGCGGTGAACGCCAACGCCTCACCATTGCCCGCCTCCTGATCAAGCAGCCGCGGGTTGTGATCCTCGACGAAGCCACTGCGGCCTTGGATTCCACCAACGAAGCCGCCGTGCAGGCGGCCTTGGGCGAGGCGCTCGAGGGGCGTACCGCCGTCGTGATTGCGCACAGGCTGTCCACCATCCGTGCGGCGGACGCCATTTTGGTGGTTGAGGACGGCAGGATCGTGGAACGCGGCACGCACACCGAACTGCTTGCGGCAGAGGGAAGGTACGCCGAGCTGTATCAAACCCAATTCGCCGAAGCCACAGCGGTGGCCCAGGAAGCCGTCCCGGAGCTGTAG
- a CDS encoding NUDIX domain-containing protein produces MTTTDLIVVSAVCVYNDEGHLLTVRKRGTDKFMHPGGKPEPGETAVEAASRELSEEVGIEVAADRLQPLGVWLAVAANEAATNIEATVFTAPGTWEAHPSAEIAEIRWLDLNGPLPTDLAPLLTDHVIPLLTTPK; encoded by the coding sequence GTGACCACTACGGACCTCATCGTGGTCAGCGCCGTTTGCGTCTACAACGACGAAGGCCACCTGCTCACCGTTCGCAAGCGCGGGACGGATAAGTTCATGCATCCGGGCGGCAAGCCCGAGCCCGGCGAAACAGCGGTTGAAGCAGCTTCGCGGGAACTGTCTGAAGAAGTCGGCATCGAAGTAGCAGCGGACCGGCTCCAGCCCCTTGGTGTCTGGCTTGCCGTGGCCGCCAACGAAGCAGCAACGAACATTGAGGCCACAGTCTTCACCGCTCCCGGAACCTGGGAGGCGCACCCTTCGGCGGAGATCGCCGAGATTCGTTGGCTGGACCTGAACGGGCCGTTGCCCACGGACCTTGCGCCCCTGCTGACGGACCACGTCATCCCGCTGCTGACCACGCCCAAGTAG
- a CDS encoding DUF6314 family protein has product MNHQEPIQDLQAYLAGSWTVERTLLDRASGTRGTFTGVVRYALNPDGGLDYREDGTMHWPTHSGPAFREYVLTPGAATDSMDVFFPDGRPFHIMSFSEQGNQDKHWCDPDDYRVNYVLEGPDSFSFTWDVHGPAKDLLLESHLVRLNAGRQL; this is encoded by the coding sequence TTGAACCACCAGGAACCCATCCAGGACTTGCAGGCCTACTTGGCCGGCAGCTGGACTGTGGAGCGGACACTCCTGGACCGGGCCTCCGGCACCCGCGGTACTTTTACCGGCGTCGTGCGTTATGCACTGAACCCCGACGGCGGCCTGGACTACCGCGAAGACGGCACCATGCACTGGCCTACCCATTCCGGCCCGGCTTTCCGCGAGTATGTCCTCACACCAGGCGCCGCCACGGATTCGATGGACGTGTTCTTTCCTGACGGCAGGCCCTTCCACATCATGAGCTTCTCTGAGCAGGGCAACCAGGACAAGCATTGGTGCGATCCCGACGATTACCGCGTCAACTACGTCCTTGAGGGCCCGGATTCGTTCAGCTTTACGTGGGATGTCCATGGGCCCGCCAAGGATTTGCTCCTGGAATCGCACCTGGTCCGACTCAACGCCGGGAGGCAATTGTGA
- a CDS encoding DUF998 domain-containing protein, translating into MKGHSTAAAPAGSFLPNLRSVRANIGGWAQLSVVQYFVAEAAVIQAWAGPEPYSRATGYISDLGAISCGVYEDRAVCSPLHLLMNASFVVQGLGLILGALFLTAGLLCVAARPGVAARRFRSVAADSAPARVLTVPWILAVAIRILTGVAGVGTVLVGLVPEDLDSPWHFAGALMFFIGGGFALLLLGVLWFRQTPVSWFLALCGLVCIVALIIGGVTGMEVALPGLVERLMGYPVTIGLAAAGLVIAQRVHAERKAIRVG; encoded by the coding sequence ATGAAAGGGCACTCGACTGCAGCAGCACCGGCCGGATCGTTCCTCCCCAACCTCCGCAGCGTCAGGGCGAACATCGGCGGCTGGGCGCAGCTGAGCGTCGTCCAGTACTTTGTGGCCGAAGCCGCCGTGATCCAGGCCTGGGCAGGTCCGGAGCCCTACAGCAGGGCCACTGGCTACATCAGCGACCTGGGAGCCATCTCTTGTGGCGTGTACGAGGACAGGGCCGTCTGCTCGCCCTTGCACTTGCTGATGAACGCCTCCTTCGTGGTCCAAGGACTGGGCCTGATCCTGGGTGCGCTCTTCCTGACCGCCGGGCTCCTGTGCGTAGCAGCGCGACCCGGTGTTGCTGCCCGGCGTTTCCGGTCCGTTGCAGCCGATTCCGCTCCAGCCCGCGTGCTGACTGTGCCGTGGATCCTGGCTGTCGCGATCCGGATCCTCACCGGAGTTGCCGGCGTAGGAACCGTCCTTGTTGGGTTGGTGCCTGAAGACCTCGACTCGCCATGGCATTTCGCAGGTGCCCTGATGTTCTTCATCGGCGGTGGATTCGCCCTGCTGCTGTTGGGCGTCCTGTGGTTCCGGCAGACTCCGGTCAGCTGGTTCCTTGCCCTGTGCGGCCTGGTTTGTATCGTTGCGCTCATCATTGGTGGGGTCACCGGGATGGAAGTTGCCTTGCCCGGCCTTGTGGAGCGGCTGATGGGGTACCCGGTGACTATCGGGTTGGCAGCAGCCGGGCTGGTGATCGCCCAGCGGGTGCACGCGGAACGGAAGGCAATACGGGTGGGCTGA
- a CDS encoding DUF998 domain-containing protein — MTTAAGPRGSDRGLLPDLAGRRELVGGWAAITPIHYFIVEAVAIAAWLGNPGYERRAHVISDLGAAHCGPFNGYEVCSPLNWLMNVSFVLQGAAMILGAVLVNTAVLSIAAEPGARVITPRMASESRRAAESIPWLAAGVVRALILVAGIGQAMVGLVPEDTDLALHLVGAGMYFIAGPLSLAILGVVWRRHTQMSWFVLVCGAVSLGTTIYILAVGLRVEEPGAIERTMAYPIIMGLSMVGLVVARRVTKQRKAVRAVVRSSVPGTPQPRRTGG, encoded by the coding sequence ATGACGACGGCGGCCGGTCCGCGCGGCAGTGACCGCGGGCTTCTGCCCGACCTCGCCGGGAGACGCGAGCTGGTTGGGGGATGGGCAGCGATCACGCCCATCCACTACTTCATAGTGGAAGCCGTGGCGATAGCTGCGTGGCTGGGCAACCCGGGCTATGAACGGCGGGCACACGTCATCAGCGATCTCGGTGCGGCCCACTGCGGACCTTTCAACGGGTATGAAGTCTGTTCCCCGCTCAATTGGTTGATGAATGTCTCGTTCGTGCTTCAGGGCGCAGCCATGATTCTGGGCGCCGTGTTGGTCAATACGGCCGTGTTGTCCATCGCGGCCGAGCCGGGCGCGCGGGTCATCACTCCCCGGATGGCCTCGGAGTCCCGCAGGGCAGCGGAGTCCATTCCCTGGCTCGCGGCCGGGGTTGTGCGGGCGCTGATCCTCGTGGCGGGCATAGGCCAGGCAATGGTTGGGCTTGTTCCCGAAGACACGGACCTGGCGTTGCACCTGGTCGGCGCGGGCATGTACTTCATTGCCGGGCCACTGTCCTTGGCGATCCTGGGCGTCGTGTGGAGGAGGCATACGCAGATGTCCTGGTTTGTCCTCGTGTGCGGTGCGGTGTCCCTGGGAACCACCATCTACATCCTTGCAGTGGGGCTGCGCGTGGAGGAACCGGGTGCGATCGAACGGACCATGGCCTATCCGATCATCATGGGGTTATCCATGGTGGGCCTGGTAGTGGCACGACGGGTGACGAAGCAAAGGAAAGCTGTCAGGGCTGTGGTGCGTTCTTCCGTCCCAGGAACACCGCAGCCACGCCGCACAGGAGGCTGA
- a CDS encoding inositol monophosphatase family protein — translation MTTGRHTATELDPSLDDYQLASALVREAGQLALLMRMGGLQGERKTSVSDVVTAADHAAEAYVLEQLRRCRPEDGILGEEGASVAGTSGRTWVIDPVDGTYNFLHGSTYWCSAIALKRDDSDHGGTAVVDPDVLLGAIYQPELDKLWLGGGEHPATLNGEPISGSGDRSVSEISAATYIHPTWLADPRTAMPWHAAAITAASLRMFGSGSCDLGRVADGELGCWFQHSCPEWDWLPGKAIVRAAGGDTAVVKVNGLNWFVAGGPTAVRELSAALTSVPQFA, via the coding sequence ATGACCACCGGCAGGCACACCGCAACTGAACTCGATCCTTCACTCGACGACTACCAACTGGCAAGCGCGCTTGTCCGCGAGGCAGGCCAACTGGCGCTGCTCATGCGGATGGGCGGCCTGCAGGGCGAACGCAAGACCTCGGTGTCCGACGTCGTCACGGCGGCCGATCACGCTGCAGAGGCATACGTCCTGGAACAGTTGCGGCGCTGCCGCCCCGAGGATGGCATCCTCGGGGAAGAAGGTGCGTCGGTGGCCGGAACAAGCGGCCGGACCTGGGTGATCGACCCCGTGGACGGCACCTACAACTTCCTGCACGGCTCCACGTACTGGTGCTCGGCCATTGCCCTCAAACGGGACGATTCAGACCACGGGGGCACCGCGGTTGTTGATCCGGACGTGCTGCTTGGCGCCATCTACCAGCCCGAATTGGACAAGCTTTGGCTTGGCGGCGGGGAACACCCCGCCACGCTGAACGGAGAACCGATCTCCGGCTCCGGCGACCGCTCCGTCAGTGAAATCAGCGCAGCTACCTACATCCACCCCACGTGGCTGGCGGACCCCCGCACAGCCATGCCGTGGCACGCTGCCGCGATCACTGCCGCGTCCCTTCGTATGTTCGGGTCCGGCTCCTGCGACCTTGGCCGGGTTGCCGACGGCGAACTCGGCTGCTGGTTCCAGCACAGCTGCCCCGAATGGGACTGGCTCCCCGGTAAGGCGATTGTCCGTGCCGCAGGCGGGGACACCGCCGTCGTGAAGGTCAACGGACTTAACTGGTTCGTCGCTGGAGGCCCGACGGCGGTGCGCGAGTTGAGCGCGGCGCTCACCTCTGTTCCCCAATTTGCCTAG
- a CDS encoding choice-of-anchor G family protein yields the protein MNSKSKLWPTAVGVTAVSVLAIGLVAVPAANAAPTDVISVGSGQIIDGSVLAIPNFAGLAANGAAKAEQIGTPPSGPAIIENTTPLDLSAVFGVVNVGAGNIPLLQDNGIIQVGAVSQYGKAVNDGSSEAFSGTVSGAPGLVTLPGGLPTSGDPAIPAARISAGTADILGGTDLVNLQLDITTLAAAAKKDQGAAPQGAYALAGVSAEVGGTVVGGVAGTVSTAINTANLVLTPLGVTVANPVAGGTIAITEADLLAAAGVADLNSLAPGTDLVSFLPQAVATKLTTLVSSTLATATTAVNGLGPIAQLTAGPALAVLTAALNGVVAGVATTIVTPLGSALTALVSAKVNVQETAPSGAFTQRALQVGIAGGAIATVNLANATVGPNLDAAAIPLVNADTMAISGGVALLALLTWLFVRSRRRSAVAAA from the coding sequence TTGAACAGCAAGAGCAAGCTGTGGCCCACCGCCGTCGGCGTCACCGCCGTCTCGGTTCTGGCCATCGGCCTCGTGGCCGTACCGGCAGCCAACGCAGCACCCACTGACGTCATTTCGGTCGGCAGTGGACAGATCATTGATGGCTCAGTCCTGGCCATCCCGAACTTCGCCGGCCTCGCAGCCAACGGCGCAGCCAAGGCCGAACAGATCGGCACGCCGCCGTCCGGCCCGGCCATCATCGAAAACACCACCCCGCTGGATCTCAGCGCGGTCTTCGGCGTAGTCAACGTCGGTGCGGGCAACATCCCGCTCCTGCAGGACAACGGCATCATCCAGGTTGGTGCGGTCAGCCAGTACGGCAAGGCCGTCAACGACGGTTCCTCCGAAGCATTCTCGGGCACTGTCTCCGGCGCCCCGGGTCTGGTAACCCTGCCCGGCGGCCTTCCGACCTCCGGCGACCCGGCCATTCCGGCAGCCCGTATCTCGGCCGGCACCGCAGACATCCTTGGTGGCACCGACCTGGTCAACCTCCAGCTCGACATCACCACCCTCGCGGCAGCAGCCAAGAAGGACCAGGGTGCAGCACCCCAGGGCGCCTACGCCCTTGCCGGTGTTTCGGCTGAGGTCGGCGGCACAGTGGTGGGAGGCGTTGCAGGCACCGTCAGCACCGCGATCAACACAGCCAACCTCGTCCTGACCCCGCTCGGCGTGACGGTTGCCAACCCGGTGGCCGGCGGCACCATCGCCATCACCGAAGCTGACCTCCTGGCCGCGGCAGGCGTTGCGGACCTGAATTCCCTGGCGCCTGGAACGGATTTGGTTTCCTTCCTGCCCCAGGCCGTCGCCACCAAGCTGACCACCCTGGTCAGCAGCACCCTGGCAACTGCCACTACTGCCGTGAATGGCCTTGGCCCGATCGCCCAGCTCACCGCCGGACCTGCCCTGGCAGTCCTGACCGCGGCACTTAACGGTGTTGTCGCAGGCGTGGCAACCACCATCGTCACCCCGCTTGGTTCAGCCCTGACTGCTTTGGTTTCGGCCAAGGTCAACGTCCAGGAAACCGCACCGTCGGGCGCCTTCACCCAGCGCGCCCTGCAGGTCGGTATTGCCGGGGGCGCCATTGCCACCGTCAACCTCGCCAACGCAACTGTTGGTCCCAACCTTGACGCAGCGGCGATCCCGCTGGTCAACGCCGACACCATGGCCATCAGCGGTGGCGTGGCCCTCCTGGCACTGCTCACCTGGCTGTTCGTTCGCTCGCGCCGCCGGTCTGCGGTAGCTGCTGCCTGA
- a CDS encoding glycosyltransferase family 2 protein gives MSVLESAQALAFVLLVVFLSYILVILVPFLRRKPDPEGDPGSFSWHVFIPCRDEEVVIGKTLELLRAKFPEAHVWVVDDDSDDATAAIVEAASDRDSMIHLVRRRRPLARTGKGDALNAAYRTLDGWLPADVDRSSVIVLVVDADGHLADNAFRQAAGPLAFGDAEVGAAQTAVFMSNLEDPELKGGQGLDRIKKAFGRYLVLMQDMEFRTTIAAMQSLRRHTLTVGLGGNGQFTRLSALDAIARTSGQPWHGALLEDYELAIHIMLGGYKTVYMHDTHVAQEALPDLRRLLTQRTRWCHGGMQCSTYLKRIFESPYFSNVGAIESSYFLIQPFIQIVGLVLWPTLFVTMVAQGALTMGSFAAWISAAWFIIPLIFATGVLPFALWGLVYRRQVTPEKNFMMGVVWGLGYWLYMYQNYVTVLRATYRLITGRQGWAKTRRNHESDVKLLAKEA, from the coding sequence ATGTCGGTACTCGAATCCGCGCAGGCGCTGGCTTTTGTGCTCCTGGTGGTTTTTCTGTCGTATATCCTCGTGATCCTGGTGCCGTTCCTGCGGCGCAAACCCGATCCCGAGGGCGATCCCGGCTCTTTCTCCTGGCATGTGTTCATTCCATGCCGTGACGAGGAGGTGGTCATTGGGAAAACGCTGGAGCTGCTCCGTGCGAAGTTTCCCGAAGCCCATGTCTGGGTAGTCGATGACGACAGCGACGATGCCACGGCGGCCATTGTTGAAGCGGCTTCGGACCGCGACAGCATGATCCACCTGGTCCGACGCCGGCGGCCACTGGCCCGCACCGGCAAGGGGGACGCCCTCAACGCCGCCTACCGGACCCTGGACGGATGGCTGCCCGCCGACGTCGACCGTTCCTCGGTGATTGTCCTGGTGGTCGACGCCGATGGTCACCTTGCGGACAACGCCTTCCGGCAGGCGGCCGGTCCCCTCGCGTTCGGCGACGCAGAGGTCGGCGCCGCGCAAACCGCCGTGTTTATGTCCAACCTGGAGGACCCCGAGCTCAAGGGTGGCCAGGGGCTCGACCGCATCAAGAAGGCCTTCGGCCGCTACCTGGTCCTGATGCAGGACATGGAATTCCGCACGACCATCGCAGCAATGCAGTCCCTCCGGCGCCACACCCTGACCGTGGGGCTGGGCGGAAACGGCCAGTTCACCCGGCTGTCCGCCCTGGACGCCATCGCCAGGACGTCGGGACAACCGTGGCACGGCGCGCTCCTTGAAGACTATGAACTCGCCATCCACATCATGCTGGGCGGTTACAAGACCGTGTATATGCACGACACCCACGTCGCCCAAGAGGCACTTCCGGACCTCCGCCGCCTCCTGACCCAAAGAACACGCTGGTGCCATGGCGGCATGCAATGCAGCACCTATTTGAAGCGGATCTTCGAGTCGCCGTACTTCAGCAATGTTGGCGCGATCGAATCCAGCTACTTCCTGATCCAGCCGTTCATCCAGATTGTTGGCCTGGTCCTGTGGCCGACGCTGTTCGTCACCATGGTGGCCCAGGGCGCACTGACCATGGGCAGCTTCGCAGCCTGGATTTCCGCGGCCTGGTTCATCATTCCGTTGATCTTCGCCACCGGCGTGCTGCCCTTCGCCCTGTGGGGACTGGTGTACCGGCGGCAGGTGACGCCGGAAAAGAACTTCATGATGGGCGTGGTGTGGGGCCTTGGCTATTGGCTCTATATGTACCAAAACTACGTGACGGTACTGCGGGCAACGTACCGCCTCATCACGGGCCGGCAGGGCTGGGCAAAAACCCGCCGTAACCACGAGTCCGACGTCAAACTCCTAGCGAAGGAAGCCTAG
- the xrtS gene encoding exosortase S has product MSADISNVSVPRGPRAIPVRKGRGGGVIGLVFIAAAVVAMLQQESIRAAEAWLMATVFDGILGGASYSVDDIIFHNVGGGQPYALMVTGLCSSAVLLTPIAALAGILFLMGRIPVARLMPAAITALVIVSVSNAIRYFMIAAAQQSWGQQGFDLMHHFFGSFVVILGFVAAIIVLVRAAVVRKDRAAPARRGRRAS; this is encoded by the coding sequence ATGAGCGCCGACATCAGCAACGTCTCCGTCCCCCGTGGACCGCGCGCCATACCCGTTCGGAAGGGCCGCGGCGGGGGCGTGATCGGGCTGGTCTTCATCGCTGCGGCCGTAGTGGCGATGCTCCAACAGGAAAGCATCCGGGCAGCGGAAGCCTGGCTCATGGCTACCGTCTTCGACGGAATCCTCGGCGGGGCGTCCTACAGTGTGGACGACATCATCTTCCACAACGTCGGTGGCGGCCAACCCTACGCACTCATGGTCACTGGCCTTTGCTCCAGCGCGGTCCTCCTGACACCCATCGCCGCACTCGCCGGAATCCTGTTCCTCATGGGCCGCATCCCGGTTGCGCGGCTCATGCCCGCTGCCATCACGGCCCTGGTCATCGTCTCTGTCAGCAACGCCATCCGATACTTCATGATCGCGGCGGCACAGCAGAGCTGGGGCCAGCAAGGCTTCGACCTCATGCACCACTTCTTCGGCTCCTTCGTGGTGATTCTCGGCTTCGTGGCCGCCATCATCGTCCTGGTGCGGGCCGCCGTCGTCCGTAAAGACCGTGCCGCTCCGGCTCGCAGGGGCCGGCGTGCGTCGTAG